The following nucleotide sequence is from Micromonospora sp. WMMD1120.
CGGACCACACGGTGGCCAGCCCGTCGGCGGCGAACTGGACCGGCCAGTGGTACGGGCCGAGGCCGGTGATCGTGTAACGGCCCTCCTCGTCGGTCATGGGGCCGTGGTCGTCGTTCTTCGGGTCCGGCACGTAGGGCACGACCATCACCCGCGCGCGCGGCACCGGCGCGCCGGTCGCCGCGTCGGTCACCACCCCGACGACGGTGCCCGCCGGGTCGAGTCGGACGGTCGGCGCGCTGGTCACCGTACCGGAGCGGACCTGGACCACGTGGGCCCGCTCGCGCTCACCGGTGCCGCCGTGCCGGCCGACCCACTGCCAGCCGTAGCCCGGTGGGTAGATGGCGTTGATCAGCAGCCGGTACCCGCCGGGGACGACCTCGCTGGTCACCAGGACGCCCTGGTCGTCGGAGCAACCCCCACCCCGGCCGAGCTGGTCCTCACCGAGGGTGACCGCGGTCAGGGCCGCGGCGTCCACCGGGACGAGCGCGGCGCAGACCCGGGGGACCGGCGCGCCGGTCGCCGCGTCGCGCACCACGGTGCGGACGGTGCCGGTGGACACCGGCCCGGGGGTACGCGCGACGGCCGGCGCGGCGGCCGTCGCGACGAGCAGTCCGGCGGTGACGTTGGCGGTCAGGTGGCGCAGGAGTGCACGGCTCACGGGCGTGGTCCTTCCGGCGGCGCGATGGTGTGGGCCGACGGTATCGGGCGACCGCTGATCCAAATCGGTCAATGTCGTGTTGCCGACGCTCACCCCGAGGCGCAATGTGCCGCTCTCGGTGCGCGTCGGGCGTTATGCCTGAACCGGGCGCACGGGTCACCGCTACCGCATAGCGTCACGAAGGCGGTAGAGCGCCGCCGATCCGCCCGTACCCCGGCGGACCGCGCACGGAAGGAACCGGACATGAGCCGTGTCGAGACTGTGCTCCTGCCCGAACTGGACGGGCCGGTGCCGGCGATGCTGCCGAGCGCGCTCGGCCTGCTGAGCCT
It contains:
- a CDS encoding carboxypeptidase regulatory-like domain-containing protein; amino-acid sequence: MSRALLRHLTANVTAGLLVATAAAPAVARTPGPVSTGTVRTVVRDAATGAPVPRVCAALVPVDAAALTAVTLGEDQLGRGGGCSDDQGVLVTSEVVPGGYRLLINAIYPPGYGWQWVGRHGGTGERERAHVVQVRSGTVTSAPTVRLDPAGTVVGVVTDAATGAPVPRARVMVVPYVPDPKNDDHGPMTDEEGRYTITGLGPYHWPVQFAADGLATVWSGGTATRAQARTVRVRAGQIATLNQALPAGTPLTGAVRVDELITYAQVVAFDAATGDLTGVAEVGDGYTLRLLPGQRVRLRCDCAYTPPVWHRDATSFDSATTVRVGRTPAVVDFDLR